Proteins encoded within one genomic window of Alteribacter populi:
- a CDS encoding DUF2332 domain-containing protein, which produces MEKVQISQRFDDFANHECRGSSALYEYLSHHTAEDDDLLEIASHAQEGQPIPNLFLSAVHYLLLKGNEHSLKHYYPSITNPPREIDDALPHFKDFCKQNKREIISILNTKRVQTNEITRCAYLYPTFCFIFEKVKRPLSLIEIGTSAGLQLLWDQYCYSYGSERVYGAPHSNVRITSRSKDPLFLLPQSPPVAERIGVDLHLNDLNNTKDYIWLKSLIWPEHKERFELFENAASFMKEKPVTLIEGDGVTLLPEIAAQVPNDSALCIFHTHVANQMPNEVKQKLMDTINEIGRRRDVFHLYNNMSDGKLHLDYFIDGTRNQHTIGKTDGHGRWFEWKL; this is translated from the coding sequence ATGGAAAAAGTTCAAATATCGCAACGATTTGACGACTTTGCCAATCATGAATGCCGCGGCTCTAGTGCGTTATATGAATACTTGTCGCACCACACTGCTGAAGATGACGACTTGCTTGAAATTGCATCACATGCTCAGGAAGGGCAGCCCATTCCGAACTTATTTCTCAGTGCCGTTCATTATCTTCTCCTCAAAGGAAACGAACATTCCCTAAAGCACTATTATCCAAGCATCACAAACCCTCCCCGCGAAATAGACGATGCCTTACCTCACTTCAAAGACTTCTGTAAGCAGAATAAACGAGAGATCATTTCTATACTCAATACAAAGCGGGTCCAAACCAATGAAATCACGCGCTGCGCTTATCTTTATCCGACCTTTTGCTTTATTTTTGAAAAAGTGAAGAGGCCTTTATCATTGATAGAAATCGGGACAAGTGCAGGCCTTCAGCTGTTGTGGGATCAGTATTGTTATTCTTACGGGAGCGAGCGCGTTTATGGAGCCCCTCACTCTAATGTGCGAATCACCTCTAGATCAAAGGACCCTCTATTCCTTTTGCCGCAAAGCCCTCCGGTAGCTGAGAGAATAGGAGTAGATTTGCACCTCAATGATTTGAATAATACAAAAGATTACATATGGCTCAAGTCGCTAATCTGGCCCGAACACAAGGAAAGGTTTGAACTATTTGAGAATGCTGCTTCATTCATGAAAGAAAAACCCGTTACGCTAATTGAAGGAGACGGTGTTACATTACTTCCAGAGATTGCAGCGCAAGTCCCGAACGACTCCGCTCTTTGCATTTTCCATACGCATGTCGCAAATCAGATGCCGAATGAAGTGAAGCAAAAACTCATGGATACGATCAATGAAATTGGAAGAAGGCGAGACGTTTTCCATCTATATAACAACATGTCAGATGGGAAGCTTCACCTTGATTATTTTATCGATGGCACCCGTAACCAACATACGATTGGGAAAACGGATGGTCACGGTAGATGGTTCGAGTGGAAGCTATGA
- a CDS encoding M23 family metallopeptidase, translating to MANRVEKIRKKMDAKRKRRQSPGRLREGERQGPASPPWFHRHDESREETDYYQHRPFSKDRSEPFFKKEFVLFQVLASVCLMLGIGVLFSLPNGQLDGARQFVHQSFNQEFEFAAVSGWYEEQFGRPLALVPPTLEVAPAPLEDGESEIDIASALPATGTIAESFEQNGRGIYVETSLEESVEAVRGGTIRFVGEDEAGEWGKTVVVSHYNGGESWYGMLDDIQVNLYDHVEAGDLIGYVSPAEDNESVGVYYFALKEDDIFIDPIDVITLD from the coding sequence ATGGCAAATAGAGTGGAGAAGATTAGAAAAAAGATGGATGCAAAACGCAAGCGCCGCCAGTCACCAGGGAGGTTAAGGGAAGGAGAGCGGCAAGGGCCTGCCTCACCACCGTGGTTCCATCGACACGATGAATCACGAGAGGAGACTGATTATTATCAGCACCGTCCTTTTTCAAAGGATCGCTCTGAACCTTTTTTTAAAAAGGAGTTTGTGTTATTCCAAGTGCTTGCCAGCGTTTGTTTAATGCTTGGCATTGGCGTATTATTTAGCTTGCCGAATGGACAACTTGACGGGGCGAGACAGTTTGTTCACCAATCTTTTAATCAAGAGTTTGAGTTTGCGGCAGTTTCTGGTTGGTATGAAGAGCAGTTTGGTCGTCCTTTAGCTCTTGTTCCTCCAACACTTGAAGTAGCTCCGGCTCCATTAGAAGATGGTGAAAGTGAGATCGATATCGCCTCCGCCCTACCTGCTACAGGTACGATTGCTGAATCGTTTGAACAAAATGGCAGAGGAATTTATGTTGAGACAAGTCTCGAGGAATCGGTTGAGGCGGTTCGAGGGGGAACCATTCGTTTTGTAGGAGAAGATGAAGCAGGAGAGTGGGGGAAAACAGTTGTTGTAAGTCACTATAATGGGGGAGAATCCTGGTACGGAATGCTCGATGATATCCAAGTCAATTTATATGATCACGTCGAAGCTGGTGACCTTATTGGTTATGTGTCTCCTGCTGAGGATAATGAATCTGTAGGTGTCTATTATTTTGCCTTGAAAGAAGACGATATCTTTATCGACCCTATTGATGTGATAACACTTGATTAA
- a CDS encoding M50 family metallopeptidase, which produces MINVLKVVKIHPLFWLVLGSGVITGYFKEVVMMFLIVFVHEMGHALMAKHYDWRLTKVELLPFGGVAETEEYGNRPVKEEVLVIVAGPLQHLWLIALSYGLLHFDWWTAADHSIFLFHNVTILGFNLLPIKPLDGGKLFFSLQTAIFPYRDAFYGSFYFSLFCLSLFWIVALTLLPFHLNLLVVLSFLAVHHYLEWKQRHFIFMRFLIERVEKKAVSSVKRIRPIFVQGDERIQQVMKALRRDCSHVIILKQSGKTLEEKKALEAYFDEKKRLLSIETIFS; this is translated from the coding sequence TTGATTAATGTATTAAAAGTCGTTAAAATCCATCCGCTATTCTGGCTAGTACTCGGTTCCGGTGTGATTACGGGTTACTTTAAAGAAGTGGTGATGATGTTTCTAATCGTATTTGTTCATGAAATGGGACATGCGTTAATGGCGAAACACTACGACTGGCGATTGACGAAGGTAGAACTCTTGCCGTTCGGCGGCGTAGCAGAAACAGAGGAGTATGGGAACCGGCCAGTGAAGGAAGAGGTTCTTGTGATTGTCGCGGGTCCCCTCCAGCATTTGTGGTTGATTGCTCTAAGTTATGGGCTGTTACATTTTGATTGGTGGACGGCAGCTGATCATTCGATATTTCTTTTTCATAATGTCACGATTCTCGGTTTTAATTTATTACCGATCAAGCCTTTGGATGGAGGTAAATTGTTTTTTTCTCTGCAAACAGCTATTTTCCCTTATCGCGATGCGTTTTACGGATCGTTTTATTTTTCACTTTTTTGTTTAAGTTTATTTTGGATTGTAGCATTGACACTACTTCCGTTTCATTTAAATCTTTTGGTTGTGTTGAGTTTTCTAGCGGTTCACCATTATTTAGAATGGAAACAACGGCATTTTATTTTTATGCGTTTTTTAATCGAGCGAGTTGAGAAAAAAGCAGTTTCTTCAGTTAAAAGGATCCGCCCGATTTTCGTACAGGGTGATGAACGGATTCAGCAAGTAATGAAAGCGTTACGTCGGGACTGCAGTCACGTGATTATTTTAAAACAGTCCGGAAAAACGTTGGAAGAAAAAAAAGCACTAGAAGCTTATTTTGATGAAAAGAAAAGGTTGCTATCAATTGAGACGATCTTCTCCTAG
- a CDS encoding Cof-type HAD-IIB family hydrolase: MINLKYKLVALDLDGTLLNSQGQLPEKHVEIVREAEEAGVTIVIATGRYFMQTEWIIDQLEYKGVLVSNDGAATIKTDTKELIDEFSYSIHELEPLIRYCRKHRIHFSVCTAYDYFVELLYDHQAEIHKQHEIRHTFHDDVLQLKENVMKFTISDNRKVSGWQEIECANLRRKVDNPFFKEYIHPESSKTSSLKKVMKQLNILPSEMIAIGDYYNDLDMLEYAGLGIAMGNAPEDVKRIANDVTLSNDEDGVYHALKKHF; the protein is encoded by the coding sequence GTGATCAACCTGAAGTACAAACTAGTAGCGTTAGACTTAGATGGTACATTACTAAATAGTCAAGGGCAATTACCTGAAAAGCATGTGGAGATTGTGAGGGAAGCGGAAGAAGCAGGTGTTACGATAGTAATTGCAACGGGAAGGTATTTTATGCAAACCGAATGGATTATTGACCAATTGGAATATAAAGGAGTGCTCGTTTCCAACGACGGTGCAGCGACGATTAAGACTGATACGAAGGAATTAATCGATGAATTCTCGTATTCTATTCATGAGTTAGAACCTCTTATTCGCTATTGCCGGAAGCATCGGATTCACTTTTCCGTGTGCACAGCCTACGACTATTTTGTAGAGTTGTTGTATGACCATCAAGCGGAAATCCATAAGCAACACGAGATCCGTCACACATTCCACGACGATGTGCTGCAGTTAAAAGAAAATGTTATGAAATTCACGATTTCAGATAATAGAAAAGTCAGTGGTTGGCAGGAGATCGAATGCGCAAATTTACGGAGGAAAGTAGACAATCCGTTTTTCAAAGAATATATTCATCCGGAATCAAGTAAAACGAGCAGCTTAAAGAAAGTAATGAAGCAGTTAAATATTCTACCTTCAGAAATGATAGCCATTGGTGACTATTATAACGACCTAGACATGCTTGAATACGCAGGCTTAGGCATCGCAATGGGAAATGCACCAGAGGATGTAAAAAGAATTGCCAATGATGTAACGTTATCAAACGATGAAGATGGTGTCTATCATGCGTTGAAGAAGCATTTTTAA